In the Campylobacter concisus genome, ACGCCATCATCAAGACTAAATTCATCATTTGCCTGCTCTAACCACTTTTGTAATGTTGGGCGAGATACGTTCATTTGCTTTGAAACTAGCACTGAGCTCACGCCACTTTTTAATAAATTTATACACTCTTTTTTAAACTCTTCATTATAAGCCATTTAAAGCCCTTTTATATTATTAAAATACATTTGTATTGCCTTTTATTATTTAAACGTTTTTAAAGGGGGTTTAAACGTTTTTAAACACTATTTTTATCCTACTCAATATTCTTTTGCCAGCCAAGTATACTTCTAGCCTCAGAAATTGAGATGATCCCTCTTTCAACAAGCTGCGTAACTATCTCGCCATCATCTTTAAAATTCGTTACATCAACAGCACTTAATACCACTTTTATACCGATGCTTCTAAAAAAGCCTTCTATGAGCTCTATTTTTGGTTTTATCTCAAGCTCGTTAAACTGGTGAAGTTGGCCTATAAGCTCTCCACTTCCTCCAAGCTGTGCACTTTGAATGATGCCAAGCAGACGTGGTGGAATACCATGAGCTGCTGCTATCTCATCACGGCTTACTTCCTTTAGTGCTTTAAAACTTAGGTCTTGTACTTCTGATAGCTTTTCAAAACGAATTTTTGCATCCTTTTCGCCAATCGAGTTTGTATAGCAAAGGAGTGTTTTATGCGCATTGGCACTTCCTTTATAGTTCTCACTAAAAAATTTTTTGTAAGCCGCTATTTGTTCTTCGCTAGGCTCTGAGTTTTCATGAATGATAGCAAGATCAGGTCTTGCTCCATTTTGGAAAAATGAGT is a window encoding:
- a CDS encoding phage portal protein, with amino-acid sequence MENKFIFKSDAPSLQLSSDVQNGDYIEPFISFSDLLELHYANVYHRRAIKIKANMLSQIEIDESDLAKFLPQNVSEKEFLFEFCYNLELFGNAPIEKAGAKTNYKLYNIPAHEWRTNKDKQMFQVDKFGKKIKLDGYYLKFYSPSSRYYGEPDYLAAMCQILTNRQADMYNYSFFQNGARPDLAIIHENSEPSEEQIAAYKKFFSENYKGSANAHKTLLCYTNSIGEKDAKIRFEKLSEVQDLSFKALKEVSRDEIAAAHGIPPRLLGIIQSAQLGGSGELIGQLHQFNELEIKPKIELIEGFFRSIGIKVVLSAVDVTNFKDDGEIVTQLVERGIISISEARSILGWQKNIE